The following is a genomic window from Plectropomus leopardus isolate mb chromosome 3, YSFRI_Pleo_2.0, whole genome shotgun sequence.
TACTGTATCCTCCATGAATTGCTGGAGCAGGCTTGTGCAGAATATGCTGTATGTGATGTGGGCAGACTGTGGAGAAAGATGATTTTAATTATCTTAAAGAGgctaaaaaggtaaaaactgattttaagcGGTTAAAAATATAGCCATCCACAGCGGTTAAGCTAAAAACCAGCCTGTTGTTGTTCCTGTTGAGCAGTATTAATGATGTGCTGATGAGCTCGGGGACTAATGATCGCTGCTGAGGCAGGACACATCTGCCCAGCTGTTCACGTAGCTGAATCTACATGTGATTGGTTAAATTGGTGGTGGCAGCTCGGTGATTGGCCGAGCGCTGACGAGCTAGGTGAGCAGGTGTTTGCGTCTGTTGCTCTGACAGCGGCATCACTCAGACTTTACGCCCTCCCCGGCTTAATGGCACTCAGACCTTCaactgtcctctgtgtgtgtgtttgtgtgtgtttcagcctTTTCTGCACAGATGGGTCTGATCGAGACGACACGAGGGCTGCTCCCAGGGGCGGGTAAGACGAACGGGGGTCACGGGAATGACCTTGCAaagtagtgtgtgtgttagtggagAGACAAAGCAGCTGTGAGAAGTTGACCTTGAGGTGGTTTGTCCTGCAGGGGGCAGTCAGCGGCTGCCGCGGATGGTCGGCATCACTCTGGCCAAAGAGCTCATCTTCACAGGTGGTGATACAGAAACGCTGACATGTTGCTGTGGATGCAGGATGCTTATCGTGTGGTTTTGTGTATCAccatctctctgtgtctgtctgttgtcaGGTAAGCGTGTGGGAGGGCAGACGGCTCTGGAGATGGGGCTCGTAAACAGAGCTGTAGAACAGAACCAGACAGGAGACGCTGCCCACAGAGAGGCGCTCAGCCTGGCCAGAGAGATACGGCCCCAGgttagaaaacaaacacactttttcacTCTCACACAGCTCGCACACTGAtgcatccctcctcctcctcctgcaggcgGGGACCTGCTCTCTCACCTCTTCCTTCCTTAATCCTCTCTTCTTAACCACCCATCACCTCTGCCTCTTTtcactctgcttctctctcttcctggtGTTTTCTTCccacctccctctccctcctctcttccctctctccagGCCTCTGTCGCTCCGCATTTCTTTCACTCCAGTTCAGATGCCCGCAGTTGGCAGGGCCAGAGTGGCAGTCAAGTGGAGAAATGGACCACAAATAGcaccacatgcacacagacacacacatgaatcGACACATGCTTGTGTTGGTGTGGATTTAGTGATTGACAGGAGTTTGCATTGAATGAAAGTGAGGTCGAACGGAAGAGATAATAAGCTGTACGAGCCCAAGAATTTGAATCTTATTGCAGTTGTGGCTTCCTGACAAATATTCTCCCAATTTACAATACAGGTGAGGTAGTTTCTGCAGTTGCAGTTGTTAAGAATAGaatatagaatagaaatacGTCATTAATCCTGTGGGGGaagttgtttaaatgtttggaGTCCCTGCAGTCAGTGTTGTGCAAGTTTCCACTTCACAAGAGCTAGCTCCAAGTTCACATATTAAAATGAAGTagttctgtcttttgttttttggggatttttttagaGAGAGCTGCTTGGATGCAACAGCTTGATTGTTGTTTCAAATTCACTGCCAGCAATGCTGACATTTGGACTTGTCTTTTCAGACACAAATAGCAGAAATATGTGAAACTTTTTACATTGGAATCTACTGATTTGTTCCTAAAACTCCCTCAAATATTCATAtgaactgctgtgtgtgtgtgtgtgtgtgtgtgtgtgtgtgtgtgtgtgtgtgtgtgtgtagatagatagatagatactgtATATGAACTTTTTTTAACCAGGTCAGAGTCtcattgagatttttttccttttacaaaaGTGGCTTTTGCTCCATTGATATGTGTTTACCAGCTGCCTAAAAACTGGGTGCTAAAGGAAAGATTATTTTAGGCCAAGATTACCACGATGACATCACTATGCCATCATCAGGGTAATTTTACAGATTTGACAGCACTCCTGCAGAATCATTGACTATATTTTATGTAAGTGATCTTTATGCATAAAGTTTCTGTGaaccttttaatgtttttagtttgtcatGTCCGGTTTTggtcattctgttttttttttttttttaaatgttcctgaTATATTTAACTTTCATTGTGATGTCTGTAACAGCCAGTACGTGTTGTTTTATTAATACCATCCAACTCTGTTTCATTTCTGTTCTCAGGCTCCTATTGCTGTGCGGATGGCAAAAGAGGCAATGAACAGAGGCGTTGAGGTACATGATGATTCATacattgcattatttttttttattacatccaTAGTGGTGActgaaatctgtcttttttagGTTGACATGACAACAGCAATGGCGATAGAGAGGATGTGTTATGCTCGGGTAAGACTTCCAGTGCTTATGTAAAGTGGAAATAGAgtttggtaacttttatgaaaataactttttgtcacgTTTGCTGAAACTTTCACTAATCTCACACACTATTACATGAGACAGtctatgaaagaaaaaatgctcctttgcctttttttagcGCTTCTCATAGCATCACCGCACGTGAACAGACACAACCAATTACACCTGAGGAGTCTTAAACGCAGCTGTCaaacatgtcaatcactgctcgtgaGCTGCAGTCAacctgtcaaactaggcagcgctgatcaaatatgaatcaagattgtGTTGTTGCAtcgcctatttctcacctcaaacgAATCATGTTTTAGTTCACTGTTTAGCTGTTTAAAAGAGTCTGGTACAGAgacagttttatttaatgtgtttaagtTATAAATTCATTACCatatcaagtcaagtcaattttatttatagagcccattggAAATGCTCAGGGAAAAGTTGGAAAGTTTTCTcttaattatttagaaaaaaaaaacgttctaAAATGTTGCACACGATTGGTGACTCAGATGCAGATGATCTCCATGATTTGTTACCcaattaatttttgttaaattcaaCAGCTTTGACTCTCCAGTCAGATCATCGTCTCACTGCTGTCCTGGTGTAACCCTGTCCCCTCTGTTTCCAGGTCATCCCGACACGGGACAGACAGGAGGGAATGGCCGCCTTCATAGAGAAGAGACCCCCGCGGTACACTGGGGAATAAACTCTGTTGAGCTATCGaatttctctctcacacagacgCATGCCACTCTCCATAACCTCATGTCTGATCGACAATTAACACCCATTGATTGTGTGAGTGCATCCCAGCTGTTGTCAATACATTAGTTAAGGTCAGCGTCAATAATGACTGTTGCTTTGGATGAGACTGGTGAAGGGAGATTTTCATTTGTTCAAAACTATGACagtaaaaagttgttttttccactgttAATTCAAAGAttccacatttttaaatctcatttttGGAATAAAAAGACGACAAGGTTTTTCTCCAGTTTACGGGAATGTACATTCTTTATTTCCAAACTTGAAAATGTGACTCTCTGCAGCAACATGGCACAGTCATAGCAGACATACAGCAGCTCGACTTTTTGTTTCCTCCATCTGAATTGTGAAAAATTAAACTGGCCGTTGTCCAGGGAGATGTTCAGAGGCTCGACTAAACAATCCAACACACAAGGAGCAAAGACTCAAACAGATCCTGTAATCCGCTGCTCTTTGCTCTCGCTGACACTGATGAGATCAGCTCAGCACACATGCATGATTAGCAAGCTTATACGACAGCTGATTTACAGAAAACGATAAGGCCATAATTCACTGAGCAGATGAGATGATGGATGCTTTGCTTGTTTTAGAGttccatttattatttattgttgtctttACTTCCATTAACATCAGAGTTATCTGACTTGTCATTGTGATTCCCGCTGAAGCAGAAATCCACTTTGCCTCAAAAATGTTGTATCAGGTTTGACAGCAGTTCCTATAAGCAAAATTTGTTCTGACTGAATAGAGAATGATGGTGAGGCTTTCATTAGAATCAAGACCTAAGATGATAAAGGAGAATGTGGACGTCAAGGTCAGCTGTTTCTGCAGAGGTGTACCTGGGAAATGGTCACCTGGTCCCAATCAACCCCCCCAGGAGCATCACTGGGCTCTGAAGCCAACTCGGCATAGTGGCCTAATGTGAAATTACAACATCTGGgcccaaaaaaagacatttttttccccataggCTTACATTGTGATCGAAATGTCTATAAATTAGTggatacacttttttttaacgcCACAACCCCtaatgattaaatcatttttatctcCAATTCAAGTTAGCGGAGAGCTAAACCACGAGTGAGTTGCTCGGCTGTCGTTTATCTCTAGTGCGCTTGCTCTGTGGCAGTGGTTCTCAACTCCTGGGtcgcagtccaaaagtgggtccaTTTTGAACAGACTGCAAGTGacttgtaaaagaaaaacaacccaaaactttattttgaagtacaatGAATTTCAAGcatggagcttttattttgatgtgccatttctatttattcttgcaatattttatttcaatatattCTAAGCCAACATTTTGTGTAATAAAACTGAATGTGGTCATttataatgtgtggaccttgacctaatgactaaggagaaaggCCCCACCTTCAACACTGTATCCAATTCTcctttatacatccatgatcCTGACACTAATGTCACATGACCAGTCAATTTAGTGCagaaatattgaatatttcCCATAACAACCTCACTATCTTCATGTAAACAGTGTTTCCTCTCTATTTACTTTGTTCTCAATCATAAttctcaaataaacaaataatggaACATACTGTATAATAATTTCCATGCAAACAATTCAACCAGTCCTGCACAAACAGATCctatttctctctcattttctatTCTGTACAAATTACATACAGACTTAAAGATGCAGCTACTTGTACAGACGTACATACACTCATGCTCACACTGCAGCGCAGTCTCTGTCTTTAAGCACAGCGAACATATCAATATATACACAAGTTTCTCAAAGAGAAAACGGCTGTGACTCaatacacatgtacacatgtCATGATTATACTGACCACTTCATTGCCATTTGTGTCAGGAGACACTTACAATTTACCAGGCATAATTGATTTCAGCTTATTTGCTCTAATCTGGATCTTCCAATTCATAGAACTGCTGGTTTTGCCGCTGATACGACACATTTAGGGCTGccaaacgtaaaaaaaaaaaaaaaaattgaactgaaACTTCTCAAAGAGATACAACTTCTCTATAATTTAGGTTTTCATCTTTAATGTTTGGAACATTTGAAGCCACTGAACACACCCTAGGCAAGTGTCCTGTCACATCAAATCAAAAGGCATTAGCTGATAAAAGACTAAATAAAGAGGAGAGCAACAGCAGTATTGAGGAGCCAGAGGCGTGGGTTTCAGTGAagctacaaaacaaacaagcaggcATTCCTAAAATGAACATTACGAGCGTTCAGACAAACTCCAGCATGCTTGAGCTCACAGCAGCGTCATGCATTTATCTAATGAGCTAATCGACCAAATTCGGACAACCAGAGCCCTCAGTAACGTACAGCGCCGGAGGGTGTCGACCCTCAGCTGAGCTTTTGGGGGTCAATCCCAAACTAGGATTTATGCGTGTGCactgactgtttgtttttttggtatgAAAATCATCATGATGTCAGACTAATGAGAGCgaacacagaaacaaacctcATATTGAGATTTGAGCTAAACTGACCGATGGTTctcataatttaattttttatcacgACATtagcacacacagaaatatttttgttttgaaacaagcacaaagaaaataaataaagttagtgTGTGTGCAAAGAATTGCAAAGTCTTTGTCCTTTAGTGTTCTCGGGATTCTTgataaagtgtgtttgtgcgttggatatgcgcacacacacacacacacacacacacacacacacagacagacagacagacagacagacagacagacagacagacagacagacagacagacacacacacacacacacacacacacacacaaaaacaaccccCTCTGTGGTGGATCCCAGCTTATGACCTGCTCTCAGTCAGGGAGCCTCATTTactgaaagacaaaatgtaaaagaatgaaaaaccTCCAGCCTTTGTGAGACTGATAAAGCAAATGACCACccgtgtgtgtttttacctgtgAGGTTATTGCGGCGGTGGGCGGCgagttgtgtgtgtctgtgcaggcTGGCCGGTGCGGGCTCTGTGGCGCTGCAGGCTCTCCAGAATGCTCTTAGCCAACAGTTTGACGTCTTTGTGGGTCTGTGGGTGCGTATGAACGAGTTCAAGTTGCTGTAGGCCGCCCTCCTCCAACAACATGCTGCAGTAGCgagcagctgcagacacacggggagaattaaaaaaaaaaatctgaataagtAACTTCTCAAACTGATGTCAGTAAATTATCTGTGAAAAAGTAGAAGCAAGTTTGGTTTTGTATGTGTCACCATTTTTGCTGCAGACATGCTGCATGGCCCAGGCTGCCCACAGCTGGACACCAGGGGTGTGAAAGCACTCCAGTAGGGGAAAGAAAGGGTTAAATGACCTAGACAATGAGAGAATAAAATATAGTTAGTATATAGTGTATATAACATGCTATGGTTTTTACCAGGCATCTACATAAACTTGTGCAGACTGGCATGATAAAGataatgcattatttatttccCCATTTGTGCCCAAAGACTATGTTTAGTATGAtatggaaaaatgcaaaaacatttgttcTGCTATGGACATACGTTGGGCAACAGTACAACTTTGAAATTTTTAagctcacattaaaaaaaaaaataaataaataaaccgcATATGTGTACATGTCTTTGATTCATCTTATTATGAGTTCATAGATACCAAGTAACACCAAGTAACaagacatttatttatcaaactttatttaGTCTTTGTGCATATTGGACTGCTCTTTTTTACTAAAACACAtagaaatatggaaaaaatgtggtCGAATGTGCTCCAAGACTAAATATTTGTGCTCAGGTAAGCTCAGagaacaattaaataaaaaaaaaatcagttgtgGTTGCAAATGGGTTAATTTTGTCAAGTTATGAATGTTTCTCTGCATTATTTGTGTAATGTcgtgcttttattgtttttctgctttatttttactgtagaTAAGCTGCGTCTCACCTGTAGGCTACCATTTCACACTCAGGCGGGGGCCACTGCATTATGACATCATGCTagagagacacacaaatgcacaaaaaacttttcaaaataacagtGCACAGTTTATATGTGTTTGCATTATGAGTGGTTTTGCTGATTCCTACCAGTTGCTCCAGCAGTGAGGATCGTAGCTCTGTGCTCAGCGTCCAGGCTTCCTCTCCTCGTGACGTCAGATGTGCGAGGATGCCTGCGGCGAAGTAGCTGACCTCCACCTCTGGGCTGTGCAGCAGAGTGCTGATGTGGTCCAGGAAGCCCTGCACCATCAGCTCTACATGCAGCTCCCCGACCTCCGCTATGTTGTTCTACACAACGGAAGGTAAGAAAGAAGGAATAATGATGCCTCAATATTGCAAATGtattcactttccttttttctaaaGGGTAATAAGGGAGTAGTGAACTCACCAGCAGACCGAGAACCTTCTGCTGGATGGAGGACTCATTGGGGAAGGACTGCAGAGAGAGGTGGTGGGAGGTATGGAAGCAAAACAATGAGTCAGCCCGCCCCAAAGACATACATACGTCTAGAGAGTAACGTGATTAAGTGTAATCATTAAGTAGTATGCCATGCTGCTTTAGGTTGTTTATTTACATGTACGTGTTGACATTTCTGTGTACCTCGAGAACTTTAATAAACAGGTCCAGGCCCTGGTTCTCGATAAAATGGCGACAGGTTGTTGGCGATTCATCAGTGAGGTTCCACAGTGCACTCAGTGTGAATTTGAGGGTGGCGTCCACCACGCCCTGAGTCGCCTTCTGACGTACAATGTGCAGCAGTTGCTGCAGGCAAGGGAGAGCATTTTAGCAATGaaaatttaccttttttaaaacattttttaaagaaaacgtgttAGAGAACAGAGCCGAGATGAGATACTTACCTTCACTATGAACAGCTCTGCTCCCAGCTGAGCCGTCTGCTCTGTGGACAACTGGAAGAGAGTTCAAGAAGAGTTCATGAATCAGCCTACAAATGTGCTAAGAATGCATGCAATGTTAATGCGACACAACGTGTACCTTAGCAGCCAGTATGGAAATGATTGCCACGGCCATCCTCTGCATGTTCTGGTCTTCGTGGTTGCAGAGCCACTGCATCACTAGTTTGGCAGCTTCAAACCTTCAAACAGGAACATGTAAAatgatctgatttgattttatgttaattttattttattaattaatatatattacatttttattttttttttactttttggtttCCTGCTTTGCTTCCACTGACACACGTTTACCATTTtaatcatctttttattttgccctttttaaaatgatgtaaccATTTGAAATGAACATTGAACTTTATGCAAAATTCGATTTAAAATACTACAGTAAAATGTGTATGTCTGACCTGTTAAAGGGAACCTCCTGCAGGATGCGATCACTGCACAGCGACAGCAGGCAGTTCttctgcagctgcacacagaaaaaaggggGATCAGTCCAAATCCTGAACAACATGTGACCGTGATGACCTCATACAATCTACAAAactacacttttttttggctttgggaAGTTTCCCAACACATTAGAGTTTTCACACTGTCACAATGCACACAGTTTGCAAACATTTTggtatttcaaaacaaaaagtgcaccCTCTAAACTTGGCCTCCAACCCAAATTCACAGTCAAGCTTCAGTTATTACTTCTGTCTTGTTTGTGACCAACTGCAACTGTGTCTGAGGTTTTATGTACACTAGCGATTCTCAAAAGTATTGGGCAAAGTGTAGCCACAATACTTTCaaaacagaaagattttctttaTTAAGGTGCCGTTTGCAAAACTTTGACTCTGAGCTGCTCCCGGGAAACAGTTTCCAAattgttaacattttatatatttgatcTTTCCTCCattgtgtattttattctgtagcttattaattgtttaaattgtCCATTTAACTGCTCTTACAAAGTTTCTAATTTGACTTTTATTCTTATACTAGTTGTTTATACACTTCTTATGATTATATATCTTCTACCTCCCTATTTATCTGCacttatttctgtcttttagaTGCTGCAACACCTGAATTTTAATTCCTCAAAACCTCAAGACTCAAGAAcagtttcttcctctctgctgtcacCATCATAAACAATACTCCACCCTCCCTCCGCCACCGCCCACATGACACAGACTAATCCAGCCCCAGagtctgaaaacaaaacattaatgttaggctaaatcagtttttatgcattacattaacacacactggactggatttctttacatgcacactgccagttcacttatttatttagactGTAGATATTTGCACTCCAACTTCTGCACATCTGTACTTCCTCCACTGCACCTTTTGAACAAACAGTTCgtgttctttatattttgttttttcatttttaaattgcttctatattttcaTATCTCATTCTAtttaaattctacatttttattcttccttcaTGATAATTGTTTTGCATAATTGTTTTGGCAAATAAAAaggattctgattctgatttccCCTCTGGTGATCAATGAAGGCTCATCTTATTTTGTGTATTATAAAGTATGTTGCAGGCtcaatattaacattttaaaacaataaaaagtttcATCTTTTGTGCTGAAcagtctaaaataaaaaatgcatttagaaaTGCATGCTGGTAAAGAGGAAAACTGTGTAGAGACAGTttttttattggggtttttttttgtgccttgcTTGGCTTATCCATCTTTGATGGGGACTACTGTCATGCCACACAAAACCCATTTGCATCCTCATATTTCATGCATGAGAATGAACTCTTCCGTGAAAAATTTCCCCTTTGCCCCTTTCATCAAAGTTCAATCGAGGGAGATTGATATGGCACGCATGACATATGTCATTAGGACAGCAGTGACGCTACCTGCTGGTGGTTGGGGAACGTCCTCATGGCCTCCAGTAGCAGCTGAGTGACGGTACTCAGCAGTCGCACAGGCATTCCCGCTGCCAGGTCCTGCTTCGTCAGGTTGAACACACAGGCGCTGGCTGCCAGCTGGACATTCAGAGTGGCAGGGTGATTCTTCATACCCAAGACAaccagctggaaaaaaacacaagagaagaGGGAAGTAATAACATCCTAAGTGAGACAAATGAGGAACTCAAAGCGTGAGGAAACGGCATGGGGGTGTACGGCTTTAATGTAACACTCTGCAACAGATTTCTAGGAAATAATGAGACTCTCCATCGCTTATCAGATAATTATGTGGTTCAGATAGGACATTATACGTAGTGCTTGAgcacagtaaaaacaatgtaatcTGGTAatctacattgttttttttaaggaggcAATAATGAGGCTTCACCTTGAGGATGTCGGGCCGGGGTTTCTCCATGACGTGGGTCAGGCTGAACAGATGAAACAGAGCTTCTCTCACAAAACCTTCCCTCTCACTGTAGCGACGCAGGGCCTCACAGATCTGCGTCTCATTGGCTTCTCCTGTTACCTGTTTACATACAAAAGATAAATTTACAGTTGCAAACCTGAATTTCTATGCACATTATATCactgttaaagaaaaaactttgaTATCTTTTCAATCTGAagcctattttcccatgtttttgtgtcttggACACATAACAATCTC
Proteins encoded in this region:
- the zyg11 gene encoding protein zyg-11 homolog; the protein is MACSFLNTDEASPPALTDLCLTHVSQNLECFCVKRPDGSLCFREAVLFPQELADQLLAKMATEGLLNDSTVGVFRNCEYLRLRRACIRTARISAEAFQKAVCPHRLLELDAARVNADLTIPDILQGLSTNKYCQESLQRLVLTGLTMSSLEEPIRHRFSSLQGLRSLSLANVDFYDSGIVDVCSLPRLESLDLSNTSVTNLSPLLGLKERLRSLTLHQLKRLEMSTAQLLGVIGQLNVLQHLDISDDKQFTSDVARQLLGQPGILPALVSLDVSGRKQVTDAAVKAFVEERPGMTFVGLLATDAGFSDFLSGEGNLKVTGEANETQICEALRRYSEREGFVREALFHLFSLTHVMEKPRPDILKLVVLGMKNHPATLNVQLAASACVFNLTKQDLAAGMPVRLLSTVTQLLLEAMRTFPNHQQLQKNCLLSLCSDRILQEVPFNRFEAAKLVMQWLCNHEDQNMQRMAVAIISILAAKLSTEQTAQLGAELFIVKQLLHIVRQKATQGVVDATLKFTLSALWNLTDESPTTCRHFIENQGLDLFIKVLESFPNESSIQQKVLGLLNNIAEVGELHVELMVQGFLDHISTLLHSPEVEVSYFAAGILAHLTSRGEEAWTLSTELRSSLLEQLHDVIMQWPPPECEMVAYRSFNPFFPLLECFHTPGVQLWAAWAMQHVCSKNAARYCSMLLEEGGLQQLELVHTHPQTHKDVKLLAKSILESLQRHRARTGQPAQTHTTRRPPPQ